Proteins from a genomic interval of Verrucomicrobium sp.:
- the mfd gene encoding transcription-repair coupling factor, producing the protein MSALSWFDDPAWRKPRAALTPKRPCGLAALPAAAQAFAVAGLLHGGKAPALVVAPGVKAQEEFASELEAWAPGLSFLFFPEAEPPVGDALPDPALAAERLAVVRRLQGAAGAGAAPVIVTTQAALDQPLPNPEALGRVAHLEAGKAQGRDAFLALLAEAGYQRELEVSGPGQFSVRGGIVDVFSWASAQPVRSEWDGDEVVSLRLFDPALQRSLENVPRAEVSLLKAAAEGEGEAALADYLPPGTVAFSLGDDAEAEPVSLEFFGHEFLHGRAGDWIAQERRRDLFLSHLRDWMDDEWEIVLAANNEGEERRLREILGEQGIDLEKVSFAQRRLLRGFSWPAARRVILADAEIFGRYQTLRALRRRERALHAPLSRAASISAAALSDWAEGDYVVHLHHGIARYRGMQKLPGEKGETDVLVLQFAEQARLYVPLEESYLISRYLGATKKAPALDQLGGPRWEKARAQAQKAVRDYALKLVRVQAERETLQGFAFPPDNAWQAEFEEAFVYEETPDQLKAIAEAKRDMESPKPMDRLVCGDVGFGKTEVAIRAIFKAVMGGKQASFLVPTTVLAQQHFQNLRERYADYPVRVEILSRYRTPAEQKKVLEGLADGSVDVVVGTHRLLSKDVVFKDLGLVVIDEEQRFGVVQKEKFKQLFRLVDVLTLSATPIPRTLYLAMTGARDLSTIETPPPSRQTVETIISPYDERVIRGAIERELARDGQVYFLHNRVQSIERMAERLRELVPGLRVDIGHGQMDKGDLEDVMRRFVEGRTQVLLATSIIENGLDIPNANTILIDRADRFGLADLYQLRGRVGRSHSKAHAYLLLPREMLGSGGDARKRLGAMRQYAALGSGFKLAMRDLEIRGAGSMLGTAQSGHITSIGFDLYCHLLQGAVSQLKAQAGPDGQIPPLPETDCRVALDFLALHQREAGDARPPALLPSSYLAESRWRVEGYRRLNEAARTEELEALRQDWRDRHGPWPAPVERLLLLHEIRILGRQRRIERIETQGEKLVLKRRGDYIMIGGKFPRLTASGAENKLTEIRSWLLSIA; encoded by the coding sequence ATGAGCGCCCTTTCCTGGTTCGACGATCCCGCCTGGCGGAAACCCCGCGCCGCGCTCACTCCGAAGCGCCCCTGCGGCCTGGCCGCGCTGCCCGCCGCCGCGCAGGCCTTCGCCGTCGCCGGGCTCCTGCACGGCGGGAAGGCCCCGGCTCTCGTCGTCGCGCCCGGGGTGAAGGCGCAGGAGGAGTTCGCCAGTGAGTTGGAGGCCTGGGCGCCCGGCCTTTCCTTCCTCTTTTTCCCGGAGGCGGAGCCGCCCGTCGGCGACGCCCTGCCCGATCCCGCCTTGGCCGCCGAGCGGCTCGCCGTCGTCCGGCGGCTGCAGGGGGCGGCGGGCGCGGGCGCGGCCCCCGTGATCGTCACGACGCAGGCGGCGCTCGACCAGCCGCTGCCGAATCCCGAGGCCCTGGGCCGCGTGGCCCACCTGGAAGCGGGGAAGGCGCAGGGCCGGGACGCTTTCCTGGCGCTCTTGGCGGAGGCGGGCTACCAGCGGGAGCTGGAGGTGAGCGGGCCGGGCCAGTTCAGCGTGCGCGGCGGCATCGTCGACGTCTTTTCCTGGGCGTCCGCCCAGCCGGTCCGCAGTGAGTGGGACGGGGACGAGGTCGTCTCCCTGCGCCTTTTCGATCCCGCGCTCCAGCGCTCCCTGGAAAACGTGCCCCGCGCGGAGGTGAGCCTGCTGAAGGCCGCCGCGGAGGGGGAGGGAGAGGCCGCCCTGGCCGATTATCTGCCGCCCGGCACCGTCGCCTTTTCCCTGGGGGACGACGCGGAGGCGGAGCCGGTGTCGCTCGAGTTCTTCGGCCACGAGTTCCTCCACGGCCGCGCGGGGGACTGGATCGCCCAGGAGCGGCGGCGGGACCTTTTCCTCTCCCACCTGCGCGACTGGATGGATGACGAGTGGGAGATCGTCCTGGCCGCCAATAACGAAGGGGAGGAGCGCCGCCTGCGGGAGATTTTGGGCGAGCAGGGGATCGACCTGGAGAAGGTCTCCTTTGCCCAGCGGCGGCTCCTGCGCGGCTTTTCCTGGCCCGCGGCGCGGCGCGTCATCCTGGCGGACGCGGAGATCTTTGGCCGCTACCAGACGCTGCGCGCCCTGCGGCGGCGGGAGCGGGCGCTCCACGCGCCGCTTTCCCGCGCCGCCTCCATCAGCGCCGCCGCCCTTTCCGACTGGGCGGAGGGGGACTACGTCGTCCACCTCCATCACGGCATCGCCCGCTACCGGGGGATGCAGAAGCTGCCCGGGGAAAAGGGGGAGACCGACGTGCTGGTCCTCCAGTTCGCCGAGCAGGCGCGGCTCTACGTCCCGCTGGAGGAGTCCTACCTCATCTCCCGCTACCTGGGGGCGACGAAGAAGGCCCCGGCCCTGGACCAGCTGGGCGGGCCGCGCTGGGAAAAGGCGCGGGCCCAGGCGCAGAAGGCGGTGCGGGATTACGCGCTGAAGCTGGTGCGCGTCCAGGCGGAGCGGGAGACCCTGCAGGGCTTCGCCTTCCCGCCGGACAACGCCTGGCAGGCGGAGTTCGAGGAGGCCTTCGTCTATGAGGAGACGCCCGACCAGCTCAAGGCGATCGCCGAGGCGAAGCGGGACATGGAATCCCCCAAGCCGATGGACCGCCTCGTCTGCGGCGACGTCGGCTTCGGCAAGACGGAGGTGGCCATCCGCGCGATTTTCAAGGCGGTCATGGGGGGCAAGCAGGCCTCCTTCCTGGTCCCCACCACCGTCCTGGCCCAGCAGCATTTCCAGAACCTGCGGGAGCGCTACGCCGACTATCCCGTGCGGGTGGAGATCCTCTCCCGCTACCGCACCCCGGCGGAGCAAAAGAAGGTCCTGGAGGGGCTGGCGGACGGCAGCGTCGACGTCGTCGTCGGCACGCACCGGCTTTTGTCGAAGGACGTCGTCTTCAAGGACCTCGGCCTCGTCGTCATCGACGAGGAGCAGCGCTTCGGCGTCGTGCAGAAGGAGAAGTTCAAGCAGCTCTTCCGCCTGGTCGACGTATTGACCCTCTCCGCCACGCCGATTCCCCGCACCCTCTACCTGGCCATGACCGGCGCGCGGGACCTTTCCACGATCGAGACGCCGCCGCCCAGCCGCCAGACGGTGGAGACGATCATCAGCCCCTACGACGAGCGGGTCATCCGCGGCGCGATCGAGCGGGAACTGGCCCGCGACGGCCAGGTCTATTTCCTGCACAACCGGGTCCAGTCGATCGAGCGGATGGCGGAGCGGCTGCGGGAGCTGGTCCCCGGCCTGCGCGTCGACATCGGCCACGGGCAGATGGACAAGGGGGACCTGGAGGACGTCATGCGCCGCTTCGTGGAAGGGCGGACGCAGGTCCTTTTGGCCACCTCGATCATCGAGAACGGCCTGGATATTCCCAACGCCAACACGATCCTCATCGACCGCGCCGACCGCTTCGGCCTGGCCGACCTTTACCAGCTGCGCGGCCGGGTGGGCCGCTCCCATTCCAAGGCGCACGCCTACCTCCTCCTGCCCCGGGAGATGCTGGGCAGCGGCGGCGACGCGCGGAAGCGCCTGGGGGCCATGCGGCAGTACGCCGCCCTGGGCTCCGGCTTCAAGCTGGCGATGCGGGATCTGGAGATCCGCGGCGCGGGCAGCATGCTGGGCACGGCGCAGAGCGGCCACATCACCTCCATCGGCTTCGACCTCTACTGCCACCTCCTCCAGGGGGCGGTCTCCCAGCTCAAGGCGCAGGCCGGGCCGGACGGGCAGATCCCGCCCCTGCCGGAAACCGATTGCCGCGTCGCGCTCGACTTCCTGGCCCTGCACCAGCGGGAGGCCGGGGACGCGCGGCCCCCGGCGCTGCTCCCCTCTTCCTACCTGGCGGAGAGCCGCTGGCGGGTGGAGGGTTACCGCCGCCTGAACGAGGCGGCGCGGACGGAGGAGCTGGAGGCGCTGCGCCAGGACTGGCGGGACCGCCACGGCCCGTGGCCCGCGCCGGTGGAGCGGCTTCTCCTCCTGCATGAGATCCGCATCCTGGGCCGCCAGCGCCGGATCGAGCGGATCGAAACCCAGGGGGAGAAGCTGGTTCTCAAGCGCCGGGGGGACTACATCATGATCGGCGGGAAGTTTCCCCGCTTGACGGCTTCGGGCGCTGAAAATAAGTTGACCGAAATCCGTTCATGGCTCCTTTCCATCGCCTAG
- a CDS encoding peptidylprolyl isomerase, producing MAPFHRLASGLLLFLVAAGTVRAAHIADGIAAVVNDKVIPYSEVTKRVEDTERILRETYNGPELVSRIKEARLNALRALIERELIIQDFKKQGYFIPDTIIEDRLHNTIQTQYEGDRTAFIRTIQAQGLSLDQFKDELRNSVIVQAMRSKNVSENVVISPYKVEQYYQDNAAQFTQEGQVRLGIIYLRKSLFPKKDASGQEVDPTAEIAKELLFKLDTGANFADLARSYSEGPKRQEGGDIGWVKRGDLRAEISDVAFDLQPGQTSRVITSSDGYYIVRVEDRKRPQVQPMSEVRAQIEQALVEEDRQRLQLEWLDRLRAKAFIKTAF from the coding sequence ATGGCTCCTTTCCATCGCCTAGCCAGCGGCCTCCTCCTATTTTTGGTCGCGGCCGGGACGGTCCGCGCCGCCCACATCGCCGACGGCATCGCGGCGGTGGTCAACGACAAGGTCATCCCCTATTCCGAGGTGACCAAGCGCGTGGAGGATACCGAGCGCATCCTGCGCGAGACCTACAACGGCCCCGAGCTGGTCAGCCGCATCAAGGAGGCCCGCCTCAACGCCCTGCGCGCGCTCATCGAGCGGGAGCTCATCATCCAGGACTTCAAGAAGCAGGGCTACTTCATCCCGGACACCATCATCGAGGACCGCCTCCACAACACGATCCAGACCCAGTACGAGGGGGACCGCACCGCCTTCATCCGCACCATCCAGGCCCAGGGCCTTTCCCTGGACCAGTTCAAGGACGAGCTGCGCAACTCGGTCATCGTCCAGGCGATGCGGTCGAAGAACGTCTCGGAAAACGTCGTCATCTCCCCCTACAAGGTGGAGCAGTATTACCAGGACAACGCGGCCCAGTTCACCCAGGAGGGCCAGGTCCGCCTGGGCATCATCTACCTGCGGAAGTCGCTTTTCCCGAAGAAGGACGCCTCCGGCCAGGAGGTCGACCCCACGGCGGAGATCGCCAAGGAGCTCCTCTTCAAGCTCGACACCGGCGCCAACTTCGCCGACCTGGCCCGCTCCTATTCGGAGGGGCCCAAGCGGCAGGAAGGCGGCGACATCGGCTGGGTGAAGCGGGGCGATCTGCGGGCGGAGATCTCCGACGTCGCCTTCGACCTCCAGCCCGGCCAGACCAGCCGCGTCATCACCTCTTCCGACGGCTACTACATCGTCCGCGTCGAGGACCGGAAACGGCCCCAGGTCCAGCCGATGAGCGAGGTGCGCGCCCAGATCGAGCAGGCCCTCGTCGAGGAGGACCGCCAGCGGCTCCAGCTGGAATGGCTCGACCGCCTGCGGGCCAAGGCCTTCATCAAGACGGCGTTTTAG
- a CDS encoding 4-hydroxythreonine-4-phosphate dehydrogenase PdxA, whose product MKAPVIAVTLGDPAGVGPEVAAAALRGPLPKGFRYEVVGKAGAAKPGRSTRRSARAAWDALERAAEGCRAGRYAAVVTGPVRKETLAEIGFPYPGQTEFLAAACGLPEERAVMAFWSPRLRVSLLSAHCSLKESIARATAARLRHVAGETARFLRELGIVRPRLAVAGINPHAGENGLFGREEARFAPVFRAGIPGAELSGPYPADTVFWRAAHGEFDGVVAANHDQGLAPFKMAAFHDGVNVTLGLPLVRTSPDHGTALALAGTGRADPRSMVAALRLAAKIVAGRARAAQREGSPKP is encoded by the coding sequence GTGAAAGCCCCCGTCATCGCCGTCACCCTGGGCGATCCCGCCGGCGTCGGGCCGGAAGTCGCCGCCGCCGCCTTGCGCGGCCCGCTGCCCAAAGGGTTCCGCTACGAGGTCGTCGGCAAGGCGGGCGCGGCAAAGCCGGGCCGTTCCACCCGCCGTTCCGCCCGGGCGGCCTGGGACGCCCTGGAGCGCGCGGCGGAGGGCTGCCGCGCGGGGCGCTACGCCGCCGTCGTCACCGGCCCGGTGCGGAAGGAAACCCTGGCGGAGATCGGCTTCCCCTATCCGGGCCAGACGGAGTTCCTCGCCGCCGCCTGCGGCCTGCCGGAAGAGCGCGCGGTGATGGCCTTCTGGTCCCCCCGGCTCCGCGTCTCCCTCCTGTCCGCCCATTGCAGCCTGAAGGAATCGATCGCCCGGGCCACCGCCGCCCGCCTCCGCCACGTGGCGGGGGAGACCGCGCGCTTCCTGCGGGAGCTGGGGATCGTCCGGCCCCGGCTGGCCGTGGCGGGGATCAATCCCCACGCGGGGGAAAACGGCCTCTTCGGCCGGGAAGAGGCCCGCTTCGCCCCGGTTTTCCGGGCGGGCATTCCGGGCGCGGAGCTCTCCGGGCCCTATCCCGCCGACACGGTCTTTTGGCGCGCCGCGCACGGGGAGTTCGACGGGGTCGTCGCCGCCAACCACGACCAGGGCCTGGCCCCCTTCAAGATGGCCGCCTTCCACGACGGGGTGAACGTGACCCTGGGCCTTCCCCTGGTCCGCACCAGCCCGGATCACGGCACCGCCCTGGCCCTGGCGGGGACCGGCCGGGCCGACCCGCGCAGCATGGTTGCCGCCCTCCGGCTGGCCGCAAAAATCGTTGCCGGGCGGGCCCGCGCCGCCCAACGTGAAGGCTCTCCGAAGCCATGA
- the argA gene encoding amino-acid N-acetyltransferase has product MNVSDLRGILTYVPQFRDKLFVVSIDGAIVSQDNFSNILLDLAVLHSLRIRLIVVHGIGHQLQEMSRMGAPISDLHGTGVTDAPTLAAALTAANRTTHEIMEGLSSSDLRAVYANAVIAHPFGIVGGVDRQLTGRVERVDTAFLNELLEREIIPVLPPLGFDGEGRTYRVNSDGVAQAVAESMRAAKLIYLTPEPGLFRGSSLISQMAVAEAEDYLKKSHAEVPQTLISKVEHAVRACKSGAVSRAHLIDGRLDEAILGEVFSKVGVGTMIYANEYTAIRPALKKDVRHILSLIKESVEAEELVKRTRASILQQLGDYYVFEIDGNIVACVALHVFAEGKAELACLHVSRNHENQGIGRKLIHFVHERAKEKGVRELFALSTRTFNFFQQKGGFREVGPDFLPAARRERYEQSGRNSKVLIKALA; this is encoded by the coding sequence ATGAACGTTTCCGACCTGCGCGGCATCCTCACCTACGTCCCCCAATTCCGGGACAAGCTCTTCGTCGTCTCCATCGACGGGGCGATCGTCTCCCAGGACAACTTCTCCAACATCCTCCTGGACCTGGCGGTCCTCCACAGCCTGCGCATCCGCCTCATCGTGGTGCACGGCATCGGCCACCAGCTGCAGGAGATGTCCCGCATGGGCGCGCCCATTTCCGACCTGCACGGCACCGGCGTGACCGACGCGCCGACCCTGGCCGCCGCGCTGACCGCCGCCAACCGGACGACGCACGAGATCATGGAGGGCCTCTCCTCCAGCGACCTGCGCGCCGTCTACGCCAACGCGGTCATCGCCCACCCCTTCGGCATCGTCGGCGGGGTTGACCGGCAGCTCACCGGCCGGGTGGAGCGGGTCGACACCGCCTTCCTGAACGAGCTCTTGGAGCGGGAGATCATCCCGGTGCTCCCCCCCCTCGGCTTCGACGGGGAGGGGCGGACCTACCGCGTCAACTCGGACGGCGTGGCCCAGGCGGTGGCGGAGTCCATGCGCGCGGCCAAGCTGATCTACCTCACCCCGGAGCCGGGCCTCTTCCGCGGCAGCTCCCTCATCAGCCAGATGGCGGTGGCGGAGGCGGAGGACTACCTCAAGAAATCCCACGCGGAGGTCCCGCAAACCCTCATCTCCAAGGTCGAGCACGCCGTGCGCGCCTGCAAGAGCGGCGCGGTCAGCCGCGCCCACCTGATCGACGGCCGCCTGGACGAGGCGATCCTGGGCGAGGTTTTCTCCAAGGTCGGCGTGGGCACCATGATCTACGCCAACGAATACACCGCCATCCGCCCCGCGTTGAAGAAGGACGTGCGGCACATCCTCTCCCTCATCAAGGAGTCGGTGGAGGCGGAGGAGCTGGTGAAACGGACGCGGGCCTCCATCCTCCAGCAGCTGGGGGACTACTACGTCTTCGAGATCGACGGGAACATCGTCGCCTGCGTCGCCCTGCACGTCTTCGCGGAGGGGAAGGCGGAGCTGGCCTGCCTCCACGTCAGCCGCAACCATGAGAATCAGGGCATCGGCCGGAAGCTCATCCACTTCGTCCACGAGCGGGCGAAGGAAAAGGGGGTGCGGGAGCTCTTCGCCCTCTCCACGCGGACGTTCAATTTCTTCCAGCAAAAGGGCGGTTTCCGGGAGGTCGGCCCTGACTTCCTGCCCGCCGCGCGGCGCGAGCGCTACGAGCAGAGCGGCCGCAATTCCAAGGTTCTCATCAAGGCCTTGGCGTAG
- a CDS encoding translation initiation factor: MKPKRKLDVAPSDTPAAPLGGLSDSLLQSLSSVEGRAYEAPASPEPPAAPGKAKAERLVLRRETKERGGKTVVVVAGFSGAPEAREETARALRRTLGCGGTVEGEEIVLQGDRPEAVAAALRKLGHHVRGVGA; encoded by the coding sequence GTGAAGCCGAAACGCAAACTGGACGTCGCCCCCAGCGACACGCCCGCCGCGCCCCTCGGCGGCCTTTCCGACTCCCTCCTGCAAAGCCTCTCCTCCGTGGAGGGCCGCGCCTACGAGGCCCCCGCCTCCCCGGAACCCCCCGCCGCCCCAGGCAAGGCCAAGGCCGAACGGCTCGTCCTGCGCCGGGAGACGAAGGAGCGGGGAGGGAAGACAGTCGTCGTCGTCGCCGGGTTCTCCGGCGCGCCGGAAGCCCGGGAGGAAACGGCCCGCGCCCTGCGGCGGACGCTGGGCTGCGGCGGCACGGTGGAGGGGGAGGAAATCGTCCTCCAGGGGGACCGGCCCGAGGCGGTCGCCGCCGCGCTGCGCAAACTGGGCCACCACGTCCGGGGAGTGGGCGCGTGA
- a CDS encoding tetratricopeptide repeat-containing glycosyltransferase family protein, with protein sequence MAHAILEKASRLYHQRRWDEAAALLQECRRRMPGELQVYNLLGLVALEKRDWPAAIGAFEAGLRLDPQNPELWNNFGLVMAHQRRWADSETCLRNALRFAPDLPIAKFSLVRALLHQLKFEEVLPLLDEVAPHYAEHAVPHLRGDYSFLRGTALLRLNRLEEAEPHFRRTLEIEPKLLEVLNNLGVTVRLLGRIDEAVELFDRALAIDPNHAESHINRATVRLLQGDYAEGWKEFDWRFVTYHLLYGHKELTMPRWEGQPLGEGSALLLLAEQGLGDTIQFIRLARQAKERLGGGRIIVETQAVLARLLRGVEGIDQVIIRGTPRPPFQAWSPLMSLARFFCPAPEAVPASVPYLGASLSGSPRTGPLRVGIVWAGSGDHAENRARSCPPEALLPLRDVPGVEIVSLQKLEPSAPPPPFPDAVGACRDFLDTARVVAGLDLVLAVDTAVGHLAGAMGKPLWLLLPRHAEWRWLIDRETTPWYPTARLMRQPARGDWVGLIARVARELEEAARTGAGLLPPASPS encoded by the coding sequence ATGGCGCATGCAATCTTAGAGAAGGCAAGCCGCCTGTATCACCAGCGGCGCTGGGACGAAGCCGCCGCCCTCCTGCAGGAGTGCCGCCGCCGGATGCCGGGGGAATTGCAGGTCTACAACCTTCTGGGTCTCGTCGCCCTGGAGAAGCGGGACTGGCCCGCCGCGATCGGCGCGTTTGAGGCGGGCCTCCGCCTCGACCCCCAGAATCCGGAGCTGTGGAACAACTTCGGCCTGGTCATGGCCCACCAGCGCCGCTGGGCCGATTCCGAAACCTGCCTGCGCAACGCCCTGCGCTTCGCGCCGGACCTGCCCATCGCCAAGTTTTCCCTGGTCCGCGCCCTTCTGCACCAGCTTAAGTTCGAGGAGGTCCTCCCCCTCCTCGACGAGGTGGCCCCCCACTACGCGGAGCACGCCGTTCCGCATCTCCGGGGGGACTACTCCTTTCTGCGCGGCACTGCGCTGCTGCGCCTGAACCGGCTGGAGGAGGCGGAGCCCCACTTTCGCCGCACGCTGGAGATCGAGCCGAAGCTGCTGGAGGTGCTGAATAATCTGGGCGTCACCGTCCGCCTGCTGGGGCGGATCGACGAGGCGGTGGAGCTCTTCGACCGCGCCTTGGCCATCGACCCCAACCACGCGGAGAGCCACATCAACCGCGCCACCGTCCGCCTCCTGCAGGGCGACTACGCGGAGGGATGGAAGGAGTTCGACTGGCGTTTCGTCACCTACCACCTCCTCTACGGGCACAAGGAGCTGACCATGCCCCGGTGGGAGGGGCAGCCGCTGGGGGAGGGAAGCGCCCTCCTTCTCCTGGCGGAGCAGGGGCTGGGAGACACCATCCAGTTCATCCGCCTGGCCCGCCAGGCCAAGGAACGGCTGGGCGGGGGGCGGATCATCGTGGAAACGCAGGCTGTCCTGGCCCGGCTGCTGCGGGGCGTGGAGGGGATCGACCAGGTCATCATCCGCGGCACGCCCCGGCCTCCCTTCCAGGCTTGGTCGCCGCTCATGAGTCTGGCCCGCTTCTTTTGCCCCGCCCCGGAGGCGGTCCCCGCGTCCGTTCCTTACCTGGGGGCCTCCCTTTCCGGCTCCCCGCGCACCGGGCCGCTGCGCGTCGGCATCGTCTGGGCCGGAAGCGGCGACCACGCGGAAAACCGCGCCCGCTCCTGTCCGCCGGAGGCGCTTCTGCCCTTGCGGGACGTGCCGGGCGTCGAGATCGTCAGCCTGCAAAAGCTGGAGCCTTCCGCCCCGCCGCCTCCTTTCCCGGACGCCGTGGGGGCCTGCCGCGATTTCCTCGACACGGCGCGCGTCGTCGCCGGGCTCGACTTGGTGCTGGCGGTCGACACCGCCGTCGGCCACCTGGCGGGGGCGATGGGCAAGCCGCTCTGGCTCCTCCTGCCCCGCCACGCGGAATGGCGCTGGCTCATCGACCGGGAGACGACGCCCTGGTACCCCACGGCCCGCCTGATGCGCCAACCGGCGCGGGGCGACTGGGTGGGGCTCATTGCCCGCGTCGCGCGGGAGCTGGAGGAGGCCGCGCGAACCGGCGCGGGGCTTCTGCCGCCCGCCTCGCCGTCATGA
- a CDS encoding tetratricopeptide repeat protein — translation MSGPAFSFAEAAVLAERGLEAQASGDAAAALALYRQAAPALDAVPELHNNLALCELALDRPEAAEAALRRALELRPLYAEARNNLGLVLQKRGLAEEAAAAFRAALEIDPLYAHAAFNLGNVELEAGRAAAAAALFERALALSGGTFPKAAMNLGIALLEAGDPPAAVRAHERARSLAPDDAESAANLALARLMTGDWERGWAEYEARWLLPGYAPPAFPMPAWHGEDLAGKRLLLWTEQGAGTSIQFLRYAAVLAGRGARVTVACEEPLRRLAAAAEGVAAVVPRGEAVPPGAFDFHLPLVSAARLCGTRLESVPPPARFRGVARSAPGRPPFRVALAWTGNPAFSQNARRGVPLEKFAALARAAGERFSWRAFQQGGASLEAWPAGAPPLEPPPHFADFYETAQALAEADLVVTSDTALAHLAGSLGVPTALLLMAAPDWRWQQGGEGDPYDERTPWYPSVRLFRQRLPGAWDAPLAALAARLREWSGGPL, via the coding sequence ATGAGCGGCCCGGCCTTTTCCTTTGCGGAAGCCGCCGTCCTGGCCGAGCGGGGGCTGGAGGCCCAGGCCTCCGGCGACGCCGCCGCGGCCCTGGCCCTTTACCGGCAGGCCGCCCCCGCCTTGGACGCCGTCCCGGAATTGCACAACAACCTGGCCCTGTGCGAGCTGGCCCTGGACCGTCCCGAGGCGGCGGAGGCGGCGTTGCGCCGCGCGCTGGAGCTGCGCCCTCTTTACGCGGAAGCGCGCAACAACCTGGGCCTGGTCCTGCAGAAGCGGGGCTTGGCGGAAGAGGCGGCGGCGGCGTTTCGCGCCGCCTTGGAAATCGACCCGCTCTACGCCCACGCCGCCTTCAACCTGGGCAACGTGGAGCTGGAGGCGGGCCGCGCGGCGGCCGCCGCCGCTTTGTTTGAGCGGGCGCTGGCCCTTTCCGGCGGCACGTTTCCCAAGGCGGCGATGAACCTTGGCATTGCCCTTCTGGAGGCGGGGGATCCGCCCGCCGCCGTGCGCGCGCACGAGCGGGCCCGCTCGCTGGCCCCGGACGATGCGGAAAGCGCGGCCAACCTGGCCCTGGCCCGCCTCATGACGGGGGATTGGGAAAGGGGCTGGGCGGAGTACGAGGCCCGCTGGCTGCTGCCGGGGTATGCCCCGCCGGCTTTTCCCATGCCCGCGTGGCATGGGGAAGATTTGGCGGGAAAGCGGCTGCTCCTTTGGACGGAGCAGGGGGCGGGCACCTCGATCCAGTTCCTGCGTTACGCGGCGGTGCTGGCCGGGCGCGGGGCGCGCGTCACCGTGGCGTGCGAGGAGCCGCTGCGCCGCCTGGCCGCCGCGGCGGAGGGCGTCGCCGCCGTCGTGCCGCGCGGGGAGGCCGTCCCGCCCGGCGCGTTCGACTTTCATTTGCCGCTGGTCTCCGCGGCGCGGCTTTGCGGCACCCGGCTGGAAAGCGTCCCGCCGCCCGCGCGGTTCCGGGGGGTTGCCCGGTCCGCCCCGGGACGCCCGCCTTTCCGCGTGGCGCTGGCCTGGACGGGCAATCCCGCCTTTTCCCAGAACGCCCGCCGGGGCGTGCCGCTGGAAAAATTCGCCGCGCTGGCCCGCGCGGCGGGGGAACGCTTTTCCTGGCGCGCCTTCCAGCAGGGCGGCGCCTCCCTGGAGGCCTGGCCCGCCGGGGCGCCGCCGCTGGAGCCGCCGCCGCATTTCGCCGATTTTTACGAGACGGCCCAGGCGCTGGCGGAGGCCGACTTGGTGGTGACGAGCGACACCGCGCTGGCCCATCTGGCCGGGAGCCTTGGCGTTCCCACGGCCCTCCTCCTCATGGCGGCGCCCGATTGGCGCTGGCAGCAGGGCGGGGAGGGTGATCCCTACGACGAGCGCACGCCCTGGTATCCCTCCGTGCGGCTTTTCCGCCAGCGCCTCCCCGGGGCCTGGGACGCGCCGCTGGCCGCCCTGGCCGCCCGGCTGCGGGAGTGGAGCGGGGGCCCGCTGTGA